The following coding sequences lie in one Acropora palmata chromosome 3, jaAcrPala1.3, whole genome shotgun sequence genomic window:
- the LOC141877772 gene encoding uncharacterized protein LOC141877772: protein MEQSSPSPSIVASVPVAAQSTPSSVPNECGHVMEELLRSSPKAPAFSTPVSVPAQSVTVSAAPATVTMSASPVTFPVSAIVSVAPVTGSVSPAIVTAPAPATVTASSPMVTASVPTTVTAPVPTSSSGIVPASQVSVTPPTASSDHDFPKFSGDQDTAQSKSRAYIRKCMTKEISGVVMDVRTWSSKNTAHFSSWTIKNYNIPERFRGFSLEMAGHLGKEFKGQ, encoded by the coding sequence ATGGAACAATCGTCTCCCAGCCCGTCTATTGTAGCTTCTGTTCCTGTTGCTGCACAGTCTACTCCTAGTTCTGTCCCTAATGAATGTGGCCATGTTATGGAAGAGTTGCTGCGTTCCAGCCCCAAGGCCCCTGCATTTTCTACTCCTGTCTCTGTTCCTGCTCAATCTGTTACCGTGTCTGCCGCTCCCGCTACAGTTACCATGTCTGCTTCTCCTGTTACCTTTCCTGTCTCTGCTATCGTGTCTGTCGCCCCTGTTACCGGGTCTGTTTCCCCCGCTATTGTTACCGCACCTGCTCCTGCTACTGTTACTGCTTCCTCTCCTATGGTTACCGCTTCTGTTCCTACTACAGTTACTGCGCCTGTTCCTACCTCTAGTTCGGGTATCGTTCCTGCTTCCCAGGTGTCTGTTACTCCTCCTACTGCTTCCAGTGATCACGATTTTCCTAAGTTTTCTGGTGATCAGGATACTGCTCAGAGCAAGTCGAGGGCTTATATCAGGAAATGTATGACTAAGGAAATATCCGGGGTTGTTATGGATGTAAGGACCTGGAGCAGTAAGAATACTGCTCATTTTTCGAGTTGGACGATCAAGAACTATAATATACCTGAACGATTTAGAGGATTTTCTTTGGAGATGGCAGGGCATTTGGGTAAAGAATTTAAGGGTCAGTAA